One part of the Dermacentor andersoni chromosome 2, qqDerAnde1_hic_scaffold, whole genome shotgun sequence genome encodes these proteins:
- the LOC126542355 gene encoding ras-related protein M-Ras-like, with protein sequence MAEPPCDNVITYKLVVVGDGGVGKSALTIQFIQKLFVTDYDPTIEDSYVQHCKIDGQGCILDVLDTAGQEEFSAMREQYMRKGDGFLLVYSVTDKQSFDNIGHFHTQILRVKDRDSYPMLLVANKVDLVHLRRVSEEQGRELAQQLRISYIETSAKDPPLNVDAAFHEVVRIIRNQPPQVNQKRRRRWWRNSRCALL encoded by the exons ATGGCCGAGCCGCCGTGTGACAACGTTATCACCTACAAGTTGGTCGTGGTTGGTGACGGCGGGGTCGGCAAGTCGGCCCTGACCATCCAGTTCATTCAGAAACTTTTCGTCACGGACTACGATCCGACCATCGAAGATTCGTATGTACAGCATTGCAAGATTGACGGCCAGGGGTGCATTCTGGATG TGTTGGATACAGCGGGCCAAGAAGAGTTCAGTGCTATGCGTGAGCAGTACATGCGCAAGGGGGATGGCTTCCTGCTCGTGTACTCTGTGACAGACAAGCAGAGCTTTGACAACATCGGCCACTTCCACACTCAAATCCTGCGTGTCAAAGACCGTGATTCGTATCCCATGTTGCTGGTGGCCAACAAAGTGGACCTGGTGCACCTCCGACGAGTCTCTGAAGAACAAGGCCGAGAGCTTGCCCAACAGCTGAGG ATAAGCTACATTGAGACAAGTGCCAAAGACCCACCTCTAAACGTGGATGCTGCATTTCATGAAGTGGTGAGGATAATTAG AAATCAACCGCCACAGGTCAACCAGAAGCGACGGAGAAGGTGGTGGAGGAACTCCCGCTGTGCCCTGCTGTAA